The sequence TAGCTATAGTGCTTTTTAAGTTGCTCGTATGCTTCCCGGACCGCAACAAACTTTGTTTGATCGCCGCCAAAATCCGGGTGGTGACGCCTTGCGAGTGATCGGTAACGATTCTGAATATCAGCCCAGCTGGCGTCGTCACTTACGTCGAGGATGCTGCGCGCCTCGTCCAGTTCATCTTGCGAGGAAAACTTCCGCCAGAACTGATCAAGCCATGCGGTCACCTGCGCTTTATCGGTGCAAAACAGCTGTTGCTCATCCAGATAAAACTCCGCCAAAGCGTGCGCAGATCCATCCATAGAAATCGATTGCCCTGTAGATTCTCGAGAACTTAGCCGAATACCTACCGCTGAAATCTCCATTTGAATATCGCTCTCGAGCAGCGCGGCTTGCACGGAATAAAGCCCGTGCCGAATCACAAAATGCTGCTGGAACAACGCAACAGTCGCGTCCGTATCCCAGCGCACATCATGTTCCTTTCGCAGCCATTGTAACAACTCGAACTCTGATACTTGAGTCACACCTCCGCACCACAAAGCTTTAACTTGACGCTCAATACATTGGCGCAGGTTGAGTAGGCAGACTTTATCGAGCTCGTGCGCTATGAGAGGT comes from Teredinibacter turnerae and encodes:
- a CDS encoding DNA-J related domain-containing protein, translated to MWCGGVTQVSEFELLQWLRKEHDVRWDTDATVALFQQHFVIRHGLYSVQAALLESDIQMEISAVGIRLSSRESTGQSISMDGSAHALAEFYLDEQQLFCTDKAQVTAWLDQFWRKFSSQDELDEARSILDVSDDASWADIQNRYRSLARRHHPDFGGDQTKFVAVREAYEQLKKHYS